Part of the Emys orbicularis isolate rEmyOrb1 chromosome 10, rEmyOrb1.hap1, whole genome shotgun sequence genome is shown below.
AGTGCTGATCAGCAGGCTACAATCTGGTTAATTAGGAAACACCTTCAGTGAGGGTTACACAGCGCTGCATAGGGGAGAATAACCAGGGATACCCAGCAGGCGAGGACCCATTTGATGTGCCAGCCCCCTGGCGCCAAGGTAGCCCCACATGGAAGTTAAGGAATCTACAGCCAGCTGGTATCTTAGACCCAAGGCAGGGCTCCCCAGCCACGTGTCCTGGCTGCGCAGTTGGCCCCCCACTGCAGTGGGGACGGACCCTGCTGGCTGCAGACTGCCCCGACCACGCCCCTAGGGAGCCCAGCTGAGCTTTGCCAGCTGACTCGACAGGGCACCCCGAGGGAGGGCTACGGCATGCGCACTAAAATCTCTGTCTCGGGGGCATGGAGCTACTGCGCATGCGCAATGCTCCTGCTCGGCTCGGACATACGCCTGCGCAGTGGGCGTCCTTTGGCCGGCCGGGTCGCGcagccgctctgtgcctcggCGTCCCAAGATGGCGGCCAGGTGCTCCTCACGCTGGCTGAGCGCGGCGGCCGGGAGGAGCCGGGGCCTCGGCGGGGACACGCGGCTGCTGGTGGTGTGGCTGGGCCGGCGGCTGAGCGCGGCCCCCGCCGCCTTCCCGCCCCGCGCCGGGTCAGGGAGCCGCTTCCTGACATTGAACGGCGGGCTGAGCCCCGCGGGTGAGCGGCTatgagtggggggcggggagttggGAACCCCGTGCCTGGGCGGCGAGGCCCGGGCGATGAGAGGGGCGAGGGTGAGGGGTCAGGGAACCTGCggtgggggggctgtgcctggGCCTGGGGGTGattggggggagaggagtgaaAGGTCCCGGCCCTGGGGCGTCTCACAGAGCGGGGTTTTTGTGACCCAGCGATGCTGGGGACAGGTGGGAGGTGTTGGAGGAAAGGGGGTTCCCTTGTCTGTGTgccgggatggggtgggggtactTGATGGCTATGGCCCTGGAGGCGTGCTCGGGTTGCCAGCCCTGCGACCGGACCCTGTCATGCTGCTTTCCTTGAAAGAGCTGTGACACTTCTATTCCTTACATATGGGTTCTGGGGTGCCCATCACCCTGGCCCTTGGGCTGTGTTTTGtgtggtgcagggctggctccaggcaccagtgcagcaagcaggtgcttggggcggccaaggggagggggcggcacatctgcctctttggcagcaattcggcggtgggtcccttggtcccttgcttggggcggcaaaaatcctgggtCTAAAGGTAGAGTTATTAGCTTTCTAACAAGGGAAGCAGATTTGGTTCCCTCTCTAGTGAGGGGAAAGCTGGCCATTGTACTGAGCACTCAGCTTTCACCTTCATCCCAAGTCTGGCAATTTGCTGCATCTTCCAATGGCATAAATTCCATAGGCCTGGTCTAGCCACAGCAAGGGAGAGCTCTGCTTCCAGCTTGTCTAACAACACTCCTCTAAGCATTTGGAAGGAAACTGTTTTAGCTTGAGGATAAAATAATTCTCAAAGGAGAGTAGTATCTCACTGCAGGCCCATAGCCTGTTGAAGGGGTGCCCAATCTGTCATACTCTGCATGATCGGTCTAAATAACCAAATTGCAACAGTGACCAGAAATGTTTCTCTGTTTCCAACTGGCAAGAAGATTGTGCTTGTCCCATTCAGAGAATCTTCTAGTGGTGATACATGCCTCTGGGGTGCACTACTGTAACCTGTTCTACTGTGAGACTCATGTGGGACCTCAGAAAGTTGCAGTGCAGTTGCCCATATCCTGAGTGGAATAGATACATGAGAAGCAGTTGCACTCACGCTCTGCACCAGCTCCCATGCAGTCCCAGATCATTTTTAAGGCCTTGGTTGTCCTCAAATCCCTCTGTGACCTTCAGTATGTTTTGGGGAGCACCTTTCTCAGCAGCCTATGAAGTATACAATGCAGATGATGCAATTGGCATAGTCCAGTTTAGCGTTCTCAGGAGTCAGGTAAAGGAATCCTGCCAGTGGAATTCTTTCACAGGAGAGCAGGTTGAGTTTATATCTTGCTTATTTTAAAACACAGTGCACGGCATGTCTCTTTGCAGAGGTTTTCCTCTCAATAGAAGCAGACACAAATGTCCAGGGAATTTACTTCCTTCCCCTAGATCTCCTATGAAGATttatagtatcagggggtagccgtgttagtctacatccacaaaaacaacaaggagtctggtggcaccgtaaagactaacagatttatttgggcataagctttcgtgggtaaaaccctcactacttcagatgcatctgaaagcttatgcccaaataaatctgttagactttaaggtgccaccggactccttgttgtttttatgaagATTAATGGAATTAAGACTCCTTCAAGGAATGAGCAGCAGAGAAGTTGATGGTTACTTGGGCAACGCTAAGGCACTTTTCATAGTTGGTGTCTAGATACCCTGCTGTTAGGCTTAGTAGAATTATGTaggttctcaatttttttctaGGGTGCACCATGTGTTAAGTATCTCTTGGGCTACCCCTCCCATTTACAGTCACACACAACTTTCCTCCTGTTTGGAATTGCAGAAACATCCATGTGACAATTAACGCTGTTGCTATTGGCTGACTAGCTGTTGCTACCACCCATTATTATTCTAaagacttaggccaggtctatactacataCCTATAGCAGTATAACTGCTGTTACTCAGAGGTTTGAAAAATCCATACTCctaagtgacatagttatactgacctaaccctcTGTGTAGTCAGCtctgtgttgacaggagagcttcttccgttgacatagctaccacctctcgcaaaggtggattaactacgctgatgaGACAAGCTTTCCTGTCAgtgtagtagtgtcttcactaaagcgctacagcagtgcaactgCTGTACaagaagacaagcccttagtctaaaTTTCAGTATGTCTTGGGATCGTCATCGGTTCAGTAACATCTTTTACAGCGCATTCGTTAATGCAGTTTAGTAACATTGAAGGTCAAAATCAAAGTAATGAAATGGTTTTTAATAAATCTGCACCTTATTTACCTCTTACAGCTAAGGTGGCCATACGTGGCCTGTGCAATTCCATGACACAGCTGGCTTGATCCTTAATACAGAATAGTAGGCTGTGATCAATGGGAAACGGTCTTGGGAACATCAGGGGGAGTTGTGTGTTCCTTTACAATTCTTCCTGACtcctttttttctgatttttcttagGAACTAAATGCTCTCCTTTAATATGTGCTGCCTCATTTCATACCAGTTCTGCTTTCTACGCCAAAGAAGATTACTACCAGATTTTGGGAGTGCCTCGAAATGCCACCCAGAAGGAGATCAAGAAAGCCTATTACCAGGCATGTATACCTAAGAAAAACAAACGGTGTCTCTTGGAATTCAAACTCACCATTGTGATGATGGTGGTGTTGGGGAGACGGAATTATGACCCATTTATCTTATTCTGATCTGTAATGCACGTGAATCAAAATTCCAAAAGGAACTCTTTTATGCTAAAGACAAcatggcagggtgggggcagggggttgtcaAAGGAACATAAATGTGGCGGAGCAGACTCAGAAGAATGGTCTAtctcagggatctcaaactcaaatgaccaggagggccacatgaggactagtgcattggcccgagggccgcatcactgacaccctcCCCCTTGCTGcccttggccctgcccccactccaccccttccatgaggccccgcccctgtcctgtctcttctccacctcctcctccaagcggttttaataaaatatatacactcagtaaagcccccccactgcactgggctgcaccaccactccacccctgctctgcctcttccaggggtggcaggtttgtagaaattttggtggtgcccagaacctgacccccccaaactccgcccccacctgcataaggctctgggagggagtttggatgggagaggaggtctgggatgcaggctctgggatggaatttgggtgctgggtgcaggctctgggctggggcagagggtggggggtgcaggctctgggatggagtttagggataggatggggtgagggctgtggggctggggatgagggggttggggcattggagaggctcaggactagggcagaagggcaggggaagggcagcctgccctggccctagtgaaggggggcactaggaccctgcggcagcaggtgatgccggaagctggcagagcagagcggagccagcctgagctgcaggctctggggggcggTGAGGGGGCAGCAACTGAGctcgggggacactcgggggaggtgtgtgggggcggcaggcggggccaggggagagacctggccccaaacattggggagcagggagcttagctgccacataaaataactcggggggggggcaggggtgaggggagtttggcagCGACAGCAAGTAACTGGGGCGGGGtgtggggagcttggcgggccgcgtgtttgagacccctggtctatctAGTCCTGTGCTGTCTtgggcagtggccaatgccaactCTTTCAGAGGAGGGCAAAAAGCTGTAAAACTCTTAGACATTTGTGAAATACTGTATGAATTTTTTTGGCTGATTGGCAGGAGGGAAGAGTCCTTTCTTGgactgttaaaataaataaacatggCTTCCCCCCACCTATTAGAAAGCTTCTGGAAGCAAATTTTCAGTGTTAGCGGAGTAAGATCATAACTGTCATTGATCTGACATTATCGCATATGTCCAGGACCTTCTTGGAGAAAAAGGGTGTTCTCACCTGTATGTACGAGATAGCTGATCAGTCCACATCGATGCTTATGTGGAAAAGCTTTGCAGTACCATTTGTGAGAGGCTTTAATACCAGTATAACAGGAAACTGCTTTTTTATGTCCCTTATATGGGAATGATATGGAGAGAGAATTACTTAGGAAATGCTTTTGGTCTCCTCTGAATGTAAATGTTGAATGCTAGGGTCTGGCtaaattttttccccctgacatGGAAGGTATACTAAGTAGCAGTGCTAACAGTGGACTTATTTCCCTCCTGTTTCTAATCATTCTTTTGCTTAGCTTGCCAAGAAATACCATCCCGACACAAATAAGGATGACCCTAAAGCTAAGGAGAAGTTCTCTCAGCTGGCAGAAGCCTATGAGGTAATGTGACTGATGTGTACTCAGTTACCCACTGTGGTAGGAAGGGAACAACAGAACTACAGCCTAGAAAAATTATACCTCCCCTCATCTCAGCATTTCTGTAAAAGAGCTGCTATTACTTCATTGGTAACAAAGTATTGTTTTCTAGACCTGAGTATGTATGTGCCAATAATGATTTGGATATTCTTCAGTAAATGAACTAGCCAGAATAACCTGACTGATTTATTCTAGGCATTTTTTTTGGGCCACTCATGGGCCATTGTGCTGTTCCTCAATACAAAATGGACTGGTTGAAAAGCTGGGTACTGGAATGGACTTGTTAGTTAATAGAAGGACATCATAAGTGGCATCAATAATTGGCCTTTTGAGGACGGGGGATTAGTAGaatcctgctcccttcccccaattTTACTCATCTGGACTGTCAGGCTTATTTAATTTGCTAGCTCCCATCCCACTAGTCTTTCACACTACAAGGTAAGAGATCATTGAAAGTCACTTTTGCTTACCTTCAAATAGTATAGAAACCCAGAGCTCCTGATCTCTTTGCCTGTAACTAATGTACTTATTTGGAAGCATCACAAGCTTATGAGCTTAACTGTGCCATCCAATATGCATGAGAGAAACAGAATGCTTTTCTTCCATGGTGTTCATTTCACCTTTTGGCATTATTGAAGGTATCTAGCTGTCCTAATACAAAGGAATTGAAGTTGGGATTCTGTAGTAGTTTCTAGTATTTTGCTGGTGATGGATGTAAACTCTGATTCACCTTGGAATGAGCAGATGTCTGAATACTTtgatctagtgcaggggtcagcaacctttcagaagtgctgtgccgagtcttcatttattcactctgatttaaggtttcgtgtgccagtcatacattttaacgtttttagaaggtctctttctataagtctataatatataactaaactattgttgtatgtaaagtaaataaggtttttaaaatgtttaagaagcttcatttaaaattaaattaaaatgcagagcccccccctggaccagtggccaggacctgggcagtgtgagtgccactgcaaatcagcttgcgtgccgccttcggcacgtgtgccataggttgcctacccctgatctagtggcAGCCAGGCTGCTCCAGTTCTGTACTTTGAGAGTCCTGATGGTACTGTGCTTTCCTTACCCATAGGTGTTAAGTGATGAAGTGAAGAGAAAACAATATGATACTTATGGTACAGCTGGCTTTGACACCGGGTCAGCGGGTGCTGGACGTCAGTATTGGGGTGGTGGTCCCACCATTGACCCAGAGGAACTTTTCAGGAAAATCTTTGGGGAGTTTTCAGGATCCTCTTTTGGAGATTTTCAGGGTGTCTTTGACCAGCCACAGGAGGTAAGGATAATACATGTATACATTGTGTTGCAAAGACCTCTGGGTGTATATAATGAAGATGTTAGTGCTTCCTAAACTGAAATCTGCTAATGTCTGAGTATAGATGGTTAATGAGTCAGGTGGGCCCCCTCCTTCTCCAGTACTGTGTCTGTTAGCATTTAAATGATGTTCCAATCACAGTCTGAGTGGAGACCACTGGGGCTCTTAATTACAGCTATTTCAGTTTAGTGTCAGCCTATCAGCATATAGATTACAGCTGGGATTCCATTTCTTTCTCTTATCTAGTACATCATGGAGCTGACATTCAATCAAGCTGCAAAAGGTGTTAACAAGGAGATTGTTGTGAATATCAATGACTCTTGTCAGCGGTGTGATGGCAAGGGGCATGAGCCTGGTACTAAAGTGCAGCACTGTCACTACTGCAATGGCACTGGCATGGTAAGTGCTGTTTTAGAGTGTAACCCCGGTTTTCTAATGTTCTTTGACATTCTTGTTTCAGGACAGGTTAGTTTTTTCCTTACTCAAAAATGCCTTAAATCATCAGTAAATAAGGAGGTGATTAAATGTAGGCTTTGATTTCAATTTCTGTGTATCTAAACATGTGCTGCTAGAAAGGGCCAGCTCACCAGCCTTGGAGAGCCAGAAACAGATCCACAGAACAGAGGCCACTAGGGAAAGGCTTGCATTGACACTGCCCATGCTGTTTCTCTGTGtgcttcaatccttgagggatcaCCTATAGGGTTGAtagggtagttcagtctccaggacTTTTTCTAAGATTTGAAACAACTGGACCAAGTAGAAAGTCTGATGTAGATATTTGTCCTTATGACTGAGACCTAAGTACTACTTTTCCACAGagaccagtaacaaatgtgaacaacTTTTGGTCTCTCTGTGCAGAAGCCAGCCTGTGTTCTGCAGGTACTCTAAGAAACTCATTCATTGCTTTATTTATTAATGGTGACCTCCaaagaaaaactggagaaattgtGATGAGGATTAAATATACTCAGTCAATTGAATTTCATTCCTAACCAATTCTTGCTTTTTTTCTCCGAAACTTAAAATAGccatgtgacagggtgctggatgCTATCTAGTCACTAGTAAACAAGGTGTTAAGTCCAGCTCagtttttccccctcttcttgcAAAATGGTCAGGGGAAGGAATATTATTAATTGACTGCTTGGgaaactgggaggagaggggaggtggg
Proteins encoded:
- the DNAJA3 gene encoding dnaJ homolog subfamily A member 3, mitochondrial → MAARCSSRWLSAAAGRSRGLGGDTRLLVVWLGRRLSAAPAAFPPRAGSGSRFLTLNGGLSPAGTKCSPLICAASFHTSSAFYAKEDYYQILGVPRNATQKEIKKAYYQLAKKYHPDTNKDDPKAKEKFSQLAEAYEVLSDEVKRKQYDTYGTAGFDTGSAGAGRQYWGGGPTIDPEELFRKIFGEFSGSSFGDFQGVFDQPQEYIMELTFNQAAKGVNKEIVVNINDSCQRCDGKGHEPGTKVQHCHYCNGTGMETINTGPFVMRSTCRRCGGRGSVMTTPCVLCRGSGQTKQKKNVMVPVPAGVEDGQTVRMPVGKREIFITFRVQKSPMFRRDGADVHSDLFISIAQAVLGGTARAQGLYETINITIPPGIQAEQRIRMSGKGISRVNSYGYGDHYIHIKIRVPKRLTDRQRALMMSYAEDETDVEGTVNGVTNTSADGRATDSSEAGEDRPEAEAGENKEGFLTKLKKMFSS